The sequence GGCTGTACTCATGCGGGTGCAGCTCGATGGTGTGCCACCAGGCGTGGCCGGGCGTCTTGGTGACGCCCCCGCCGTGATAGTTGGGATCAGCCCCCAGCAGCTCCACCATGCGGTCGCGGATCGCGCGCATGTAGCGCTGCGGATGCTCGCGCGCCTTCTCGGTCGTGCAGACCGGCGTGATCGCATAAAACAGGTGGAAGCCAGGCCCGCCAGTGCGGTTGGCCACGATGAGGTTTGGGGGCGGCAACCCGGCCGCGTCCCAACGGAAAACGTCGGCGTGGTCGCAGTCAAAGACCAACCACGACACCATGCCGGGTCGGTTGACCTGCATGTAAGGCCAACGGACTGCGTAGCTCGTGGGCCGTTGCTTGGTGGCGGTCTTGTCGTCACTGCAACGCGGGTAGTACGGAGCCTGCTCGATCACCCGTTGCATGGGTGATGCAGGCTCGTCGAACCGCGCTTTCAGTGTGTTTTCAAGTACCGCCGATGCCATCCACGCTCCGCTTGCCGAGGCGCGTAACTACGTATCCACGTAGCTACGCAGAAAAAGCTTGCCCATCGGGAGCGTTGGAGAGTAGAATTCGGCTATCGCTTTCCGATCTCTACGGACGGCTCTAAGAGACAGTCGCCAAACCGTCTCCTAACTCCGCTCCAAGGCGCAACCCGCCTAATCAGCAAAAGCCCCGTCGCCAAACGGGGCTTTTTGCTTTGTACGTTCGCTATCTGTTCGCTGCTCTGGTCAGCGCACTCCTTTGTTCGTTACTCGGACGCCGAAACGCCCTTAAAAGTCCGGGGAACCCAGTTCCGGCTGTTGGCCGCGAACTCGACGATCCCCATCGACTGCAAAGTCGAAGCCGCACCATCGAAGCTCTGGAAGTAGCGGACACCGCCGCGCGCCTGTCCCAGCACGCACTCGTCCATTCCGCCGCCAGCATTGAACACGATGACCAACCCCTTGTCGGCCTGCTGGACGCGGACGTTGCCAACGCTTCCGCGCTCGGCAAACGCCTTCATCAACTTCGCAGGCATCTCTTGTAGGCTTGCAACCATCATCATTATTCCCCAATAGCACCGAGTATGCAAGAGATTGCATCTAATTTCAATCGCCACGCATACCCGAAAAATTTGATTGAATGTATGGACTCCCGTCCATGCTCTGAAACCCGCATGGGAAGCGGTCAGCCGAGCTTGTCGGCGTGCTTGGCCAGGTAGTCGTCCAGCGCCGCCTCGAAGATGGCTTGGGACTTCTTGTCCAGGCGCATGCCCAGCGTCTTGAGCTTTTCGTAGCGCGCCCGGTTGAGCTTCACGGTCAGCGCTTTGTAGTAGCCAGCCTCGGGGATCACGGCCGCTTCCTTCGCCTCAGGCTGCGCCTGAGACTGTGGAGCGGGTTCCACACTGACGGCGGGGGCCGGTGCCGGTGCGGCAACATCCTCGACGGGTGCCACTGACGCGGTGGCAGGCACGGCCTGGCCCTTCTTCGCGATGAGTCCTGCGCTGAGGGAGCTTGCTTTGGTTTTCGACATCCTTATCTCCTTAACTACGTATTAGCGTATCTCAAGCCTTACGCAGTTGCTTATCGACGTAGCTCCACAGCTCAGCCACTTCACCGGCTGACTTGGACGCAGGATCGAGTTCCTGGACGGTGCGGCCGTCGATCATCGAGCTGGCAAAGTCGGTGCGCTGGTATAGCGTCACCGGGGCCACGGTGCCGTGCTGGGACAAGGCGATGGCCGCCTCGCCCGTGATACGGGCGCGCTGCGCTGCGCCGTTGACGACGAAAACCATGCGCTTGCCCGCGCGCTCGGCAATCTCCACGGTCGAGCCCACGGCGCGCAGGTCATGCGGACTCGGGCGCGTTGGGATCAGGATCAGGTCGGCAACCGCCATCACCTGCTCGATCATGGATGTCACGGCAGGCGGCGTGTCGATGATGGCCAGCTTGATTCCAGCCTCGTCCAGCAGCCGCAGGTGTTCGGCCAGGTTGGCGATCTGCACCTGGGCAAAGACCGGCTCCGGTGCCTCGCGCTCGTTCCACCAGCTCGCGAGCGAGCCTTGAGGATCGGTGTCGATCAGTGCGACCGGGCCGTGGCCCTTGATCTCGGCTTCGACGCCCAAGTGACCGCAGAGAGTCGTTTTGCCCACGCCACCTTTTTGGGAGCACAGGGCGAGAACCTTCATCTTCATGTACGTATCTCCT comes from Comamonas resistens and encodes:
- a CDS encoding ParA family protein, which translates into the protein MKVLALCSQKGGVGKTTLCGHLGVEAEIKGHGPVALIDTDPQGSLASWWNEREAPEPVFAQVQIANLAEHLRLLDEAGIKLAIIDTPPAVTSMIEQVMAVADLILIPTRPSPHDLRAVGSTVEIAERAGKRMVFVVNGAAQRARITGEAAIALSQHGTVAPVTLYQRTDFASSMIDGRTVQELDPASKSAGEVAELWSYVDKQLRKA